A window from Lactiplantibacillus pentosus encodes these proteins:
- a CDS encoding sigma-70 family RNA polymerase sigma factor codes for MDEQQLIALAATGDSLSIQILAVQYQPVVWRLRQHYYVPNFETDDWCQEGRIAVHRAAQRYQRAQDCPFGAYFRALLTHQIIDCIRRAQAQKRRPDGERVPLDVNDEQAVGELQAPTMSTLDIVHVREQIRVFGLICSTFEGAVFADLLAGCSPESIAAHYHVEVPQVINAIDRCRKKLRALLRSAS; via the coding sequence ATGGATGAGCAACAATTAATTGCGTTAGCAGCAACTGGAGATAGTCTCAGTATCCAAATTTTGGCTGTACAATATCAACCGGTGGTTTGGCGGTTGCGACAGCACTACTACGTTCCAAATTTTGAGACGGATGATTGGTGCCAAGAAGGACGGATTGCCGTTCATCGGGCCGCTCAGAGGTATCAGCGAGCTCAGGATTGTCCCTTTGGCGCGTATTTCCGGGCATTGTTGACTCATCAGATTATTGATTGTATTCGGCGGGCGCAAGCTCAGAAACGTCGTCCGGACGGTGAGCGAGTCCCGCTGGATGTCAATGACGAACAAGCCGTTGGTGAGTTACAAGCACCGACAATGTCGACACTGGATATCGTGCATGTCCGCGAGCAGATTCGGGTGTTTGGCCTAATCTGTTCGACATTTGAAGGCGCCGTTTTCGCCGATTTGTTGGCAGGATGTTCGCCTGAAAGCATCGCGGCACACTACCATGTTGAAGTACCACAGGTGATCAACGCAATTGACCGCTGTCGCAAAAAGTTGCGGGCGCTCTTACGTTCAGCATCCTGA
- the rpmG gene encoding 50S ribosomal protein L33, which yields MAQKKVALACTVCGSRNYTIDANPNRTDRLEVKKFCKYCGKHTLHRETR from the coding sequence ATGGCACAGAAAAAAGTTGCATTAGCATGTACCGTTTGTGGTTCTCGGAACTACACGATCGATGCTAACCCAAATCGAACTGACCGCTTAGAAGTTAAAAAATTTTGTAAATATTGTGGCAAACATACACTTCATCGTGAAACGCGGTAG
- the secE gene encoding preprotein translocase subunit SecE, producing the protein MRLFKFFGQVGREMKKVTWPTWRENRRDSWTVVSTSLFFVAFFALFDWIIQLLLQMLTSWH; encoded by the coding sequence ATGCGCTTATTTAAATTTTTTGGTCAAGTTGGACGTGAAATGAAGAAAGTCACCTGGCCAACTTGGCGCGAGAATCGTCGCGACTCATGGACAGTGGTTTCAACATCCTTGTTCTTCGTGGCATTCTTCGCACTGTTTGATTGGATTATTCAATTATTATTACAGATGTTAACAAGCTGGCATTAA
- the nusG gene encoding transcription termination/antitermination protein NusG, with product MVESVEKRWYVLHTYAGYENKVSSNLESRIQSMGMEDNIFRVVVPEEEAHEVKNGKDKVEMKKIFPGYVLVEMVMTDQAWYIVRNTPGVTGFLGSHGQGSKPTPLLPEEAEQILHQLGMSARHTELNVEVGEQVTIIDGAFSGLSGEITEIDNEKMKLKVNINMFGRETSTELDFDQVDQIQ from the coding sequence ATGGTCGAGTCTGTTGAAAAAAGATGGTATGTCCTACATACCTACGCTGGTTATGAAAATAAGGTTAGTTCTAACTTGGAATCCCGGATTCAATCCATGGGAATGGAAGACAACATCTTTCGGGTCGTTGTCCCTGAAGAAGAAGCCCATGAAGTGAAGAATGGGAAAGACAAAGTTGAAATGAAGAAAATCTTCCCAGGCTACGTGTTGGTTGAAATGGTTATGACGGACCAAGCTTGGTACATTGTTCGTAACACGCCTGGTGTCACTGGGTTCTTAGGCTCTCATGGGCAAGGTAGTAAGCCAACTCCATTGTTGCCAGAAGAAGCTGAACAGATCCTTCATCAATTAGGAATGAGCGCACGTCATACGGAATTGAACGTCGAAGTTGGCGAACAAGTTACCATTATCGACGGTGCCTTCTCAGGTCTTTCAGGTGAAATCACTGAAATTGATAATGAAAAGATGAAGCTCAAGGTCAACATCAACATGTTTGGTCGTGAGACGAGTACGGAATTAGACTTTGATCAGGTTGATCAGATTCAATAA
- a CDS encoding alpha/beta hydrolase produces MAEVILVIIGVIVLGVISRISFKFWQYGRPQHLKAAKPAQTADDSAVTLFIPGYAGNRFSFGGMLQRFTAGEIANKSLVVMIDRHNHPHVTGELDDYRPMVQLIFATPRVAVRQQAAGVLAVVQYLIAHEHVQTINLVAHSMGGVVLFQYLTTAAKLVNLPEVRKVVTIGAPFNDSEVGQNTYPIENHPLTATGPTQTTPVYNYFLRTLQRLPNTISYLNIAGNIGDAAQSDGAVALNSALSLRFLLRPTRDQYQEFVVHGKNARHSRLHENYEVDRQIVQFLYPDTTKKVDGEK; encoded by the coding sequence TTGGCAGAAGTGATTTTAGTCATCATCGGCGTCATTGTGCTCGGCGTCATCAGTCGAATTTCGTTTAAATTTTGGCAATACGGTCGTCCTCAGCATTTGAAAGCAGCCAAGCCCGCGCAGACGGCGGATGATAGTGCGGTGACCCTGTTTATCCCCGGATATGCGGGTAATCGCTTTTCATTCGGTGGCATGCTTCAACGCTTCACGGCCGGTGAGATTGCCAACAAATCGTTGGTGGTCATGATTGATCGTCATAATCACCCGCACGTGACTGGCGAATTAGATGACTATCGACCAATGGTGCAGCTAATCTTTGCGACCCCTCGCGTGGCAGTCCGGCAACAAGCCGCGGGTGTCTTGGCGGTCGTACAATATTTAATTGCTCATGAGCATGTCCAGACCATTAATTTGGTCGCACATTCCATGGGTGGCGTGGTGCTCTTTCAATATCTGACGACGGCAGCTAAGCTCGTGAATTTGCCGGAGGTCCGCAAAGTCGTTACAATTGGGGCGCCATTCAATGATAGTGAAGTTGGTCAAAATACGTATCCGATCGAGAACCACCCCTTAACTGCGACTGGCCCGACCCAGACGACGCCAGTTTATAATTACTTCTTGCGGACGCTGCAACGGTTGCCCAATACGATCTCGTATTTGAATATCGCGGGTAACATCGGTGATGCGGCGCAAAGTGATGGGGCGGTGGCACTCAACAGTGCGTTATCGCTACGATTTTTATTGCGGCCGACACGTGATCAGTATCAAGAATTTGTCGTTCATGGTAAGAATGCGCGCCATTCACGGTTGCATGAGAATTATGAAGTGGACCGACAAATTGTTCAGTTTTTATATCCGGATACCACAAAAAAGGTTGATGGTGAAAAATAG
- the rplK gene encoding 50S ribosomal protein L11: MAKKVANVVKLQIPAGKATPAPPVGPALGQAGINIMGFTKDFNARTADQAGMIIPVVITVYEDRSFDFITKTPPAAVLLKKAAGVEHGSGEPNTKKVATVTEDQVKQIAETKMQDLNAADVEAAMRMIEGTARSMGFTVEG; encoded by the coding sequence GTGGCTAAAAAAGTAGCTAACGTTGTTAAATTACAAATTCCTGCGGGCAAAGCAACACCTGCTCCGCCAGTTGGACCAGCTTTAGGTCAAGCAGGTATCAATATCATGGGCTTCACAAAGGATTTCAATGCTCGTACCGCTGATCAAGCAGGTATGATTATTCCCGTTGTGATCACAGTGTACGAAGATCGTTCATTCGACTTCATCACTAAGACCCCACCTGCTGCCGTTCTATTAAAGAAAGCTGCCGGTGTTGAACATGGTTCCGGTGAACCTAACACGAAGAAGGTTGCAACTGTAACCGAGGATCAAGTTAAGCAAATCGCCGAAACTAAAATGCAAGATCTAAACGCAGCTGATGTTGAAGCAGCAATGCGCATGATCGAAGGTACTGCTCGGAGTATGGGATTCACCGTCGAAGGCTAA
- the rplA gene encoding 50S ribosomal protein L1 — protein sequence MAKKSKQYQEAAKLVDRDKAYDVTEAVDLVKKMDFAKFDATVEVAFKLNVDTKQADQQLRGAVVLPNGTGKDQTVVVFAKGDKAKEAEEAGADFVGEADLVEKIQDGWLDFDVAIATPDMMAQVGRLGRVLGPKGLMPNPKTGTVTMDVAKAVNDSKAGKVTYRTDRDGNVHVPVGKVSFDTDKLVGNFKTIEDTIVKARPASVRGTYIQNLVVTSTFTPAVRVDLASF from the coding sequence ATGGCAAAGAAAAGTAAACAATACCAAGAAGCCGCTAAGCTAGTTGATCGTGACAAAGCTTACGATGTAACTGAAGCGGTAGACTTGGTTAAAAAAATGGATTTCGCAAAGTTTGATGCAACTGTTGAAGTTGCCTTCAAATTAAACGTTGATACAAAGCAAGCCGACCAACAACTTCGTGGCGCGGTTGTCCTTCCTAACGGTACCGGTAAAGATCAAACCGTTGTCGTTTTCGCTAAGGGTGACAAGGCTAAAGAAGCTGAAGAAGCCGGTGCTGACTTTGTTGGCGAAGCTGACCTTGTTGAAAAAATTCAAGACGGTTGGTTAGACTTCGACGTCGCAATCGCTACCCCTGACATGATGGCCCAAGTTGGTCGTTTAGGTCGGGTTCTTGGACCTAAAGGCTTAATGCCTAACCCTAAGACTGGTACGGTTACGATGGACGTTGCTAAGGCCGTTAACGATTCAAAAGCTGGTAAGGTGACTTACCGGACTGACCGTGACGGTAACGTTCACGTTCCTGTTGGCAAGGTATCATTCGATACTGACAAGCTTGTTGGCAACTTCAAGACGATTGAAGACACCATCGTTAAAGCTCGTCCAGCCTCAGTACGTGGGACTTACATCCAAAACTTAGTTGTGACATCAACCTTTACCCCAGCGGTACGTGTTGACTTAGCATCATTTTAA
- the rplJ gene encoding 50S ribosomal protein L10 has product MSKETIAVKAQEVEEVAEQLKNSVSAIVVDYRGLTVAEVTDLRKQLRDAGVQMRVIKNKIMVRAADKAGFEDLKPVFAGPTAVAFSEEDPVAPAKILANFAKTTDALQLKGGVIEGKVADLETVQEYATMPSREELLATIANLLQAPVRNVAYAVKAVAEKGDEDAA; this is encoded by the coding sequence TTGAGTAAAGAAACAATTGCTGTTAAAGCACAAGAAGTCGAAGAAGTTGCAGAACAATTAAAGAACTCAGTATCAGCCATCGTTGTTGATTACCGTGGTTTAACGGTTGCAGAAGTAACTGATTTACGTAAGCAATTACGTGATGCCGGTGTTCAAATGCGCGTTATCAAGAACAAGATTATGGTGCGTGCCGCTGATAAGGCCGGATTTGAAGACTTAAAACCTGTATTTGCTGGTCCTACTGCCGTTGCCTTCTCTGAAGAAGACCCAGTTGCTCCTGCAAAGATCTTGGCTAACTTCGCGAAGACTACGGACGCTCTTCAATTAAAGGGTGGCGTTATCGAAGGTAAAGTTGCAGATCTTGAAACTGTTCAAGAATACGCTACGATGCCATCACGTGAAGAATTATTGGCTACGATTGCCAACTTGTTACAAGCACCTGTTCGTAACGTTGCATACGCTGTTAAGGCGGTTGCTGAAAAAGGCGACGAAGACGCAGCTTAA
- the rplL gene encoding 50S ribosomal protein L7/L12, with protein MAFDKDAIIDSLKEASISDLNDLVKAIEEEFDVSASAPVAVAGAAGGDAAAAKDSYDVELTESGDQKVKAIKAVRDITGLGLKDAKGLVDNVPSIIKEGVSEDEANDMKAKLEEVGGVVTLK; from the coding sequence ATGGCTTTTGATAAAGATGCTATTATCGACTCATTAAAAGAAGCTTCAATCTCAGATTTAAACGACTTAGTTAAGGCTATCGAAGAAGAATTCGATGTCTCAGCTTCAGCTCCTGTTGCTGTTGCCGGTGCTGCTGGTGGCGACGCTGCCGCTGCTAAGGATTCATACGATGTTGAATTAACTGAATCCGGTGACCAAAAGGTTAAGGCTATCAAGGCCGTTCGTGATATCACTGGTCTTGGCTTGAAAGACGCTAAGGGTCTTGTTGACAACGTACCTTCAATCATCAAGGAAGGCGTTTCAGAAGACGAAGCCAACGATATGAAAGCTAAGCTTGAAGAAGTTGGTGGTGTCGTTACCCTTAAGTAA
- a CDS encoding DUF1828 domain-containing protein yields MDTNQLLNDYMSWLRDQYTIKKIDQADEVTTPFLNMIGDNMRLYVERLSDSKLRLSDDGTTLENLLLYGINLNSPMRKQIMKETTYRYNVDLFDDVLSVTGTSANFPLMKQNLLAAMVTINDLSITKKTNIERLFFDEVFTFMQDQDFGGLPQYQISGKSGVDYIIDYTIPPKEKKPMRLINFQNRISFNQVVVNAYQYRDIATRSHKIASDISYAIIYNNSEGSVTKRAEQIARDAHISLLSWSDKSHILELK; encoded by the coding sequence ATGGACACTAATCAATTACTTAACGACTATATGAGCTGGTTAAGAGACCAATATACAATTAAAAAAATCGACCAAGCAGACGAGGTGACAACCCCGTTCTTGAATATGATTGGTGACAACATGCGACTCTATGTCGAGCGACTCTCTGATAGCAAGCTGCGTTTAAGCGATGACGGCACGACACTTGAAAACCTATTGTTATATGGTATTAATCTGAATTCTCCGATGCGGAAACAAATCATGAAAGAAACAACGTACCGTTATAATGTAGACTTGTTTGACGATGTTTTATCTGTTACGGGTACATCAGCCAATTTCCCGTTAATGAAACAAAATCTTCTGGCAGCAATGGTCACGATAAACGATTTATCAATTACCAAAAAAACAAATATTGAACGGTTATTCTTTGACGAAGTTTTTACCTTCATGCAAGATCAAGACTTTGGCGGCTTGCCTCAATATCAAATTTCTGGTAAAAGTGGCGTCGATTACATTATCGATTATACAATTCCACCCAAGGAAAAGAAGCCAATGAGATTAATCAATTTTCAAAATCGAATTAGTTTCAATCAAGTGGTTGTCAATGCCTATCAATATAGAGATATTGCAACCAGGAGCCATAAAATCGCTAGCGATATTAGCTATGCCATTATTTACAATAATTCAGAAGGTTCAGTGACAAAGCGTGCCGAACAAATTGCTCGTGACGCCCATATAAGCTTACTTTCCTGGTCAGATAAGAGTCATATTCTTGAGCTCAAATAA
- a CDS encoding DUF6978 family protein: protein MEDTKYSTLHNYPKITNQNKLFCAVQGSQKVFNGHAVFNSNEQFKVIQVRKGHIRKKDLTYVLMYRHKEIMLRVDLIGATHQGTPTPHVHIFDESHDNGLTVIPLNQIPEYNTTDNVIESLGEFLKYNNFQVELLEISEPTV, encoded by the coding sequence TTGGAAGATACGAAATACTCAACTTTACACAACTATCCTAAAATCACAAATCAGAATAAGCTGTTTTGTGCGGTTCAAGGCAGTCAAAAAGTATTTAATGGACATGCTGTCTTTAACTCCAACGAACAATTCAAAGTCATTCAGGTTCGAAAAGGTCACATTCGTAAGAAAGACTTAACTTACGTTTTAATGTACAGGCACAAGGAAATAATGCTTCGCGTTGATTTAATTGGCGCAACGCACCAAGGAACACCGACTCCTCATGTACATATTTTTGATGAGTCCCATGATAACGGTCTCACAGTCATACCATTAAATCAAATTCCAGAATATAATACAACTGATAATGTAATTGAGTCATTGGGCGAATTCTTGAAGTATAATAACTTTCAAGTTGAGTTACTGGAGATTTCAGAACCAACTGTTTAA
- a CDS encoding DNA/RNA non-specific endonuclease — translation MGIIGTLILLAAIYWGWQSYRHYPGRQWWRHGWPALLLLLVSIGLFSLPGKQAQPTVKTKTVTKTHLVIATNDQKLTTLQEANSASASSLKQAAKQLSKDKTQVDNQKKKNQQAGATSKTAATTTTGSNPSNAALANKAYAGQQTITVNQNQPAFSRDDLSTSRGAWQKYGDLDQLNRVTAANALLNQSLMPKAEREALNVQPTGWHNKRISSGWLYNRSHLIGYQLTGQNNNIKNLMTGTRTLNDPEMTTYEDQVADYLKASPNNYVRYQVTPIFRGNELLARGVQMRGQSVGSNAVSFNVYIFNVQPGMTLNYNDGTSSVSR, via the coding sequence TTGGGAATCATCGGAACACTTATTTTATTGGCCGCAATCTACTGGGGTTGGCAGAGCTATCGCCATTATCCCGGACGGCAATGGTGGCGGCACGGTTGGCCAGCGCTACTCTTATTGCTCGTCAGTATTGGACTCTTTAGTCTACCGGGGAAGCAGGCACAACCGACAGTCAAAACTAAGACCGTCACCAAAACACACCTAGTTATCGCAACCAATGATCAAAAATTGACGACGCTTCAAGAAGCGAACTCGGCCTCTGCTAGTAGCCTAAAGCAAGCTGCCAAGCAATTATCAAAAGACAAAACACAAGTCGATAATCAGAAGAAAAAGAACCAACAAGCTGGTGCAACGTCCAAAACGGCCGCAACCACCACTACCGGCAGTAATCCAAGTAACGCAGCGTTGGCCAACAAAGCCTACGCGGGTCAACAGACGATCACCGTCAATCAAAATCAGCCGGCGTTTAGTCGTGATGACCTCAGTACCAGCCGCGGCGCCTGGCAAAAATACGGCGACTTAGACCAGTTGAACCGGGTCACGGCTGCCAACGCCCTACTCAACCAATCGCTGATGCCTAAGGCCGAACGTGAGGCGCTCAACGTCCAACCAACTGGCTGGCATAATAAACGAATCAGCAGCGGCTGGCTCTATAATCGCAGTCACTTGATTGGTTACCAGTTGACTGGTCAAAATAATAACATCAAAAATCTGATGACCGGGACTCGCACCTTGAACGACCCCGAAATGACGACTTACGAAGACCAAGTCGCGGACTATTTGAAAGCCAGTCCAAATAACTACGTCCGCTACCAAGTAACCCCAATTTTCAGGGGCAACGAATTGTTAGCCCGTGGTGTCCAAATGCGTGGTCAATCAGTTGGCAGCAATGCCGTTAGTTTTAACGTTTATATCTTCAATGTTCAGCCTGGAATGACCCTGAATTATAATGATGGGACTAGTTCGGTGAGTCGCTGA
- a CDS encoding sunset domain-containing protein: MHHAKQLAIIFASLFILTGCTTTAQDSAKQTSTKTQVVRVTKRTKANKTAWAKARAASRANAASAKALSSSEKQLSLAASQADSQSDQLASSTAAVKASSRAASKSAASVAVAASESQSKAASEAASESKQTAQSQTASTQTSHANRTSGDTNTAQTGRIVGNRNSKIYHVETGQNYRMAGKNAVYFSTEAEAQAAGYRKSLR; encoded by the coding sequence ATGCACCATGCTAAACAGCTTGCAATTATCTTTGCGAGTTTATTCATTTTAACGGGCTGCACCACGACTGCGCAAGATTCTGCCAAGCAGACCAGCACCAAAACGCAGGTGGTTCGCGTCACGAAACGGACTAAGGCCAACAAGACTGCTTGGGCCAAAGCACGCGCAGCTAGTCGAGCTAACGCCGCATCAGCTAAGGCGCTCAGCTCAAGCGAAAAGCAACTCTCACTGGCCGCTAGTCAGGCTGATTCACAATCTGACCAACTCGCAAGTTCCACCGCGGCCGTCAAAGCTTCTTCACGTGCGGCGTCCAAATCCGCTGCCAGCGTTGCCGTAGCCGCATCGGAGTCACAGTCCAAAGCGGCATCAGAAGCTGCGAGCGAATCCAAACAAACGGCCCAAAGCCAGACTGCTTCCACTCAGACCAGCCATGCCAACCGGACCTCGGGCGATACCAACACCGCGCAAACGGGCCGCATCGTCGGTAACCGCAATTCAAAGATTTACCACGTTGAAACGGGTCAAAACTACCGGATGGCGGGTAAAAATGCGGTTTATTTTAGTACAGAAGCCGAAGCACAAGCTGCCGGCTACCGCAAATCACTACGTTAG
- a CDS encoding helix-turn-helix domain-containing protein: MELGPALKQQRESLGLTQQVLADQLHVTRQTVSRWENGSTYPNLDTLVELSDRLNISLDKLLKSEEVPVVPVVHQISRDVQLKRRYLRSLIVIISMLVLLASLFGLLSWGHRNQIEMIDRVNPFLSTKLGYGILPTKVTGMADTYVSDDSFGNGEWLKFYSGQPTKSARWVLVKHKGSYVSGVRVIRRNQIPLVMREQAGSIYLKYHQKTDGPRASWKFWD; this comes from the coding sequence TTGGAATTAGGGCCAGCGTTAAAACAGCAACGAGAGTCGTTAGGGTTAACCCAACAAGTATTGGCAGACCAATTACACGTGACCCGACAGACGGTTTCACGTTGGGAAAATGGCAGTACGTATCCCAACTTAGATACCTTGGTCGAATTGAGTGACCGTTTGAACATCTCATTAGATAAGCTACTTAAATCTGAGGAAGTCCCCGTAGTGCCGGTGGTTCATCAGATTAGTCGGGATGTACAGCTGAAACGGCGCTATTTACGTAGTTTGATTGTCATCATCAGTATGCTAGTTTTATTAGCCAGTCTATTCGGCTTACTGAGTTGGGGGCATCGGAATCAAATTGAGATGATCGACCGCGTGAATCCGTTTTTAAGCACGAAACTTGGCTATGGTATTTTGCCAACTAAAGTGACGGGGATGGCCGATACGTACGTGTCAGATGATTCCTTTGGCAACGGAGAGTGGTTGAAGTTCTACTCGGGGCAACCGACTAAGTCTGCCCGGTGGGTGCTAGTTAAACACAAGGGCTCGTACGTCAGTGGCGTTCGGGTGATTCGCCGCAATCAGATTCCACTCGTCATGCGGGAACAGGCCGGGTCGATCTATCTCAAGTATCATCAGAAAACGGATGGCCCACGCGCTAGTTGGAAATTTTGGGATTGA
- a CDS encoding LOG family protein — MAIHNICVFCGSNSGLDQAFSDKTVALGKYLAANDYQLVYGGGDHGLMGKVAKATMTAGGRVIGIIPHFLVERELAFKEVTTFIETRTMTERKEKMLHLADAFIVLPGGFGTFEEFLQMLSWSQMDIHQKPIALYNIDGFYDDLVNMLQKTADLGFAPEANLDLFINGHDLDEIFDGFQHFKHVLPPKYTN; from the coding sequence ATGGCAATTCATAATATTTGTGTCTTTTGTGGGTCCAACTCTGGTTTGGACCAAGCTTTTAGTGATAAGACGGTCGCGCTAGGCAAATACCTCGCTGCCAATGATTATCAACTGGTCTATGGTGGGGGTGACCATGGCCTGATGGGGAAAGTCGCCAAAGCAACCATGACGGCTGGTGGGCGCGTGATTGGTATCATTCCCCACTTTCTCGTCGAACGCGAACTCGCTTTTAAAGAAGTGACGACGTTCATCGAAACGCGTACGATGACGGAACGGAAAGAAAAGATGTTGCATCTCGCCGACGCATTCATTGTCTTACCCGGTGGCTTCGGAACGTTTGAAGAATTCCTACAGATGCTCTCATGGAGTCAGATGGACATCCATCAAAAACCAATCGCCCTTTACAACATTGACGGCTTTTACGATGACCTAGTCAATATGCTGCAAAAGACCGCCGATTTGGGCTTTGCACCAGAAGCAAACCTTGACCTGTTTATTAACGGTCATGATTTGGACGAAATCTTCGACGGCTTCCAGCACTTTAAACACGTCCTACCGCCTAAATATACAAATTAA
- the nrdF gene encoding class 1b ribonucleoside-diphosphate reductase subunit beta, producing the protein MATDLAYYQKLLSNGNYKAINWDQVSDAIDKSTWEKLTEQFWLDTRIPVSNDMADWRELDDDHRWVVGHVFGGLTLLDTLQSQDGLQALRRNVLTSHETAVLNNIQFMESVHAKSYSTIFETLNTPDEINEIFDWSDSEEFLQTKAQWIYKLYDNIDEDPLKQKVANVFLETFLFYSGFYTPLYYLGHNQLPNVAEIIKLILRDESVHGTYIGYKFQLGFKNRSEKQQAEFKDWMFDFLYKLYENEENYVHLVYDQIGWSDEVLTFSRYNANKALMNLGQDALFPDTAEDVNPVVMNGISTGTSNHDFFSQVGNGYRLGQVEAMQDTDYDIGEPDD; encoded by the coding sequence ATGGCAACAGACTTGGCTTACTACCAAAAACTGCTCAGTAATGGCAACTATAAGGCAATTAACTGGGATCAAGTTTCAGATGCAATTGATAAAAGTACCTGGGAAAAACTAACGGAACAATTCTGGTTAGATACCCGGATTCCGGTCTCCAACGATATGGCAGACTGGCGTGAATTAGATGACGACCATCGTTGGGTGGTTGGACACGTGTTCGGCGGGTTAACACTGCTTGACACCTTACAATCACAAGATGGCTTGCAAGCACTTCGGCGAAACGTCTTAACGTCTCACGAAACGGCCGTTTTGAATAACATTCAATTCATGGAATCGGTCCACGCAAAGAGTTACTCAACGATTTTTGAAACGTTGAATACGCCTGATGAAATCAACGAAATCTTCGACTGGAGTGACAGTGAAGAATTCTTGCAAACTAAGGCACAATGGATCTACAAGCTTTACGATAATATCGATGAAGACCCATTGAAGCAAAAAGTAGCGAACGTCTTCTTGGAAACGTTCCTGTTCTATTCCGGTTTCTACACACCGCTATATTACTTGGGTCATAACCAATTACCAAACGTCGCCGAAATCATCAAATTGATTTTACGGGACGAAAGTGTTCATGGCACTTACATTGGTTACAAGTTCCAATTAGGCTTCAAGAACCGTTCCGAAAAGCAACAAGCCGAATTCAAAGACTGGATGTTCGACTTCCTCTACAAGCTTTACGAAAACGAAGAAAACTACGTGCACCTCGTTTACGATCAAATTGGCTGGTCAGATGAAGTTTTGACCTTCAGTCGTTACAACGCCAACAAAGCCTTGATGAACTTGGGTCAAGACGCCCTCTTCCCAGACACGGCAGAAGACGTTAACCCAGTCGTCATGAACGGGATCTCAACGGGGACTTCTAACCATGACTTCTTCTCACAAGTTGGGAATGGCTATCGGTTAGGTCAAGTTGAAGCCATGCAAGATACCGACTACGATATTGGTGAACCAGACGACTAA